The following nucleotide sequence is from Mangifera indica cultivar Alphonso chromosome 1, CATAS_Mindica_2.1, whole genome shotgun sequence.
TCAACAAACTCAATTCCCACCTCTTTCTTCAAACTAAAATGACACACTTTGTCATTTGACATTTTCAATAAGATGGTTATTAGTTTAAACTGTAATTTGTAGCAATACATGCAGCAGCGAGGAATCAAGGAGGTGATTCTTTTAAGGGTAAAGATCGGCTTCGGTTTTAGTTATGGACGAGATAATGACGGGTGCCAGCGGCGAGGTTTCGCGAGATGTTGAATTGCTCGGGAAGTACGAGCTGGGAAAAGTGATCGGAAATGGAGCATTCGCGAAAGTTTATCACGGCCGGAATGTGCGGACGGGACAAAGTGTGGCCATTAAAGCCATCAGTAAACGGAAGGTCGTTAAAGGTGGGTTCACGGCGCACGTTAAGAGGGAGATCTCTATCATGAGCCGGTTGCGCCACCCTCACATCGTGAAGTTGATCGAAGTCATGGCTACCAAGGCCAAGATCTATTTCGTGATGGAGTTTGCCAAGGGTGGAGAGCTCTTCACTAAGATTTCTAAAGGAAGGTTTAGCGAAGAACTCAGCCGTCGATATTTTCAGCAGCTAATCTCAGCCGTTGGTTATTGTCATTCACGAGGAGTGTTTCACCGGGATCTGAAGCCTGAGAATCTCCTTCTCGACGAAAACTGGGATTTAAAAATTTCGGATTTCGGACTCAGCGCTGTGAAGGATCAGGTCCGAGCCGACGGTTTGCTCCACACGTTGTGTGGCACTCCTGCTTACGTGGCACCGGAGATTTTAGCTAAGAAAGGTTATGATGGTGCAAACGTAGATATCTGGTCATGCGGCATCATTTTATTCGTGCTCAACGCTGGTTATCTACCGTTCAATGATTCTAATCTAATGGCCATgtataaaaagatttataaaggCGTGTTTCGCTGCCCTAAATGGACGTCTCCTGATCTAAAGCGTTTCTTAGACCGGCTTCTTGATACAAACCCCGAGACAAGAATCACAATTGACGAAATTATCCGAGACTCTTGGTTCAAACAAGGTTACAGA
It contains:
- the LOC123225061 gene encoding CBL-interacting serine/threonine-protein kinase 14-like codes for the protein MDEIMTGASGEVSRDVELLGKYELGKVIGNGAFAKVYHGRNVRTGQSVAIKAISKRKVVKGGFTAHVKREISIMSRLRHPHIVKLIEVMATKAKIYFVMEFAKGGELFTKISKGRFSEELSRRYFQQLISAVGYCHSRGVFHRDLKPENLLLDENWDLKISDFGLSAVKDQVRADGLLHTLCGTPAYVAPEILAKKGYDGANVDIWSCGIILFVLNAGYLPFNDSNLMAMYKKIYKGVFRCPKWTSPDLKRFLDRLLDTNPETRITIDEIIRDSWFKQGYREINPPDYEFDAKDLENNQNEKCLNAFDIISFSSGFNLSGLFSDYNDISANAERFLSAENPDKIIQRVEEVAKREDDKMLIIKKNWGAKFVGRHGNFVLLILIYRLTDDLVVVETKTKKREVGPSREIWRDKLRPELLSMIYQPEGVNCRDAAPLT